GCTGCGTGCGCTGGCCGGTAGCGACGCGACCGTGGCGCTGTTGTGCAAGACCCAGGTGGCCCGGAACGTGCTGCGGCACTGCGCCCGGCACGCACTGCCGATCGAATCGGCGACGATCCGCCGAATCGATGCCCGACGCTGGTTCGGCGCGTCGGTGGACGCCTGCTGGTTCACCGTCGCGCTGCGGTACCAGGTACCGATCCGGTATCGAGCGGCGGTCTACCCCGACCTCGACGCCGGGATTCCCGAGCATGTGCTCCAGGTCCGGGACGGACGGCTGATCCGGGACCTCGACCGCCGGCCGGACCTGCTCGACCTGGACGGGCGGTGCCCGCTGCCGTGGCGCCAGGGCATCAAACACGACGCCGCCGCCGTGATGGAGCTGGTCGCCGTCGACGGTCGGCCGGTGTCGTCGAGCGGAGACCGGATCGACATCGAGCCGGAATACCTCTATCCCCTGTTCAAGTGCACCGACGTGTATCACGGTCGGACCCGGACGGCCGCCCGGTGGATGGTGGTACCGCAGCGGCATCCCGGCGAGCCGACCCAACCGCTCGCCGCCGGCGCTCCGCAGCTGTGGCAGTACCTGACCCACCATGCCGCCGCGCTGGACGGTCGACGTTCCCGGATCTACCGCAACCGGGCGCGGTTCGGCATCTTCGGCGTCGGGCCCTACACCTTCGAGCCGTACAAGATCGCGGTGTCCGGGCTGCACAAGCGGCCCTGCTTCCAGCTGGTCGGCCCGATCACCGGACGGCCGGCGGTGTTCGACGATGCCACCTATCTGCTGCCGTTCCACGACCCGGCCGAAGCCGCCGTGGTACACGCGCTGCTGTGCGCCGAACCGATCCAGGCACTGCTCGCCGCGATCTCGTTTCCCGACAGCAAGCGGCCGATCACCAAAGCGGTACTCCAGCGAATCGACCTGGCCGCGG
Above is a genomic segment from Skermania piniformis containing:
- a CDS encoding modification methylase NspV encodes the protein MPNNEFGDFQTPEPLAASLLATLPARNWARVLEPTAGTGAFLAAARKAFPRAELLGVEVQTKHAERARRFAPVLHADLFTLNLADDLPYRTAAGPTLVIGNPPWVTNSQLSVLDSANRPPRGNVRRDRGIDAITGRANFDVGEAVWLHLLRALAGSDATVALLCKTQVARNVLRHCARHALPIESATIRRIDARRWFGASVDACWFTVALRYQVPIRYRAAVYPDLDAGIPEHVLQVRDGRLIRDLDRRPDLLDLDGRCPLPWRQGIKHDAAAVMELVAVDGRPVSSSGDRIDIEPEYLYPLFKCTDVYHGRTRTAARWMVVPQRHPGEPTQPLAAGAPQLWQYLTHHAAALDGRRSRIYRNRARFGIFGVGPYTFEPYKIAVSGLHKRPCFQLVGPITGRPAVFDDATYLLPFHDPAEAAVVHALLCAEPIQALLAAISFPDSKRPITKAVLQRIDLAAALRRIDRHQLLAHATAQLDRLGSAGDPATTADILAARWAAPGNA